The proteins below come from a single Numenius arquata chromosome 19, bNumArq3.hap1.1, whole genome shotgun sequence genomic window:
- the ZBTB43 gene encoding zinc finger and BTB domain-containing protein 43: MESGSSSFRVEFPDFSSTILQKLNQQRQQGQLCDVSIVVQGHLFRAHKAVLAASSPYFCDQVLLKNSRRIVLPDVMNPRVFENILLSTYTGRLVMPAPEIVSYLTAASFLQMWHVVDKCTEVLEGNPTVLCQKMNHGSDHQSPSSSSYNGLVETFELGSGGQTEFHKVQELRDGENEEESSKDELSCQLTEHEYLPSNSSTEHDRLSTGMTSQDGEEGTSDSAEYQYTRPMYSKPSIMSHKRWIHVKPERFEQDCEGVDNPYDEHQVSESMNAIQADHSIQSSGVEDFHIGDKKMEAEFDEQADESNYDEQVDFYGSSMEEFSGERADGNLSAHRQDLMIAAGYGEGIEMATGIKEETSLTGFSHADKLYPCQCGKSFTHKSQRDRHMSMHLGLRPYGCGVCGKKFKMKHHLVGHMKIHTGIKPYECNICGKRFMWRDSFHRHVTSCTKSYQASKAEQSTTEMN; encoded by the coding sequence ATGGAGTCTGGGTCAAGCTCTTTTCGAGTGGAATTTCCAGATTTTTCTAGCACCATTTTGCAGAAGTTAAACCAGCAACGCCAGCAAGGACAACTATGTGACGTGTCCATTGTAGTTCAGGGCCATCTCTTCAGAGCCCACAAGGCTGTTCTTGCAGCTAGTTCACCTTACTTCTGTGATCAGGTTCTCCTGAAAAACAGCAGGCGAATAGTCCTGCCTGATGTGATGAATCCCAGAGTATTTGAAAACATTCTTCTGTCTACCTACACAGGTCGGTTGGTAATGCCTGCTCCAGAAATTGTTAGTTATTTGACAGCAGCAAGTTTCCTTCAGATGTGGCACGTAGTGGATAAATGCACGGAAGTGCTAGAGGGGAACCCGACGGTTCTGTGTCAGAAGATGAACCATGGCAGCGATCATCAGTCCCCGAGCAGTAGCAGTTACAATGGCCTTGTTGAAACCTTTGAGCTTGGATCTGGAGGACAGACAGAATTCCACAAAGTGCAGGAACTAAGGGATGGTGAAAATGAAGAAGAGAGCTCTAAAGATGAACTGTCATGTCAGCTGACAGAACATGAGTACCTTCCCAGTAATTCTTCAACAGAACATGATAGACTTAGCACTGGGATGACAAGTCAGGATGGTGAAGAAGGAACTAGCGATAGTGCAGAGTATCAATATACTAGACCTATGTACAGCAAACCCAGCATCATGTCTCACAAGCGGTGGATCCACGTGAAACCAGAACGATTTGAACAAGACTGTGAAGGTGTTGATAATCCGTATGATGAACATCAAGTTTCTGAATCCATGAACGCCATTCAGGCAGATCATTCAATCCAGTCTTCAGGTGTTGAAGACTTTCATATAGGTGACAAAAAGATGGAAGCAGAATTTGATGAACAGGCAGATGAAAGTAATTATGATGAACAAGTTGACTTCTATGGCTCATCTATGGAAGAATTTTCTGGTGAAAGAGCAGATGGAAATTTAAGCGCTCACAGACAGGATCTTATGATAGCAGCAGGCTACGGTGAAGGCATTGAAATGGCTACGGGAATTAAAGAAGAAACATCCCTCACTGGATTCTCACATGCTGATAAGCTGTATCCTTGTCAATGTGGTAAAAGCTTTACACACAAAAGTCAGAGAGATCGGCATATGAGTATGCACCTTGGTCTTCGACCTTATGGCTGTGGTGTCTGTGGTAAgaaattcaaaatgaaacaccATCTTGTAGGCCATATGAAAATTCATACAGGCATAAAACCATATGAGTGTAACATCTGTGGGAAAAGATTTATGTGGCGGGACAGTTTTCATCGGCATGTGACCTCTTGTACCAAGTCATACCAAGCTTCTAAAGCTGAGCAGAGTACTACTGAGATGAACTAA